A genomic window from Chanos chanos chromosome 14, fChaCha1.1, whole genome shotgun sequence includes:
- the erlin2 gene encoding erlin-2 codes for MPQFGAIASVILAIGGAALFSAVHKIEEGHTGVYYRGGALLTATSNPGFHLMLPFITTFKSVQTTLQTDEVKNVPCGTSGGVMIYFDRIEVVNYLIPSAVYDIVRNFTADYDKALIFNKVHHELNQFCSVHTLQEVYIGLFDQIDENLKLTLQEDLTNMAPGLIIQAVRVTKPNIPESIRRNYELMESEKTKLLIAAQTQKVVEKEAETERKRAVIEAEKVAQVAEIKFGQKVMEKETEKKISEIEDGAFLARQKAKADAEFYTAQRAAEANKLKLTPEYLQLMKFKAIAANSKIYFGSEIPHMFVDSGPVGASTAASRAMDALSEAILDKE; via the exons aTGCCGCAGTTTGGCGCTATAGCATCAGTGATATTAGCGATTGGAGGTGCGGCTCTCTTCTCCGCCGTTCACAAAATCGAGGAAGGACACACGGGAGTTTACTATAG aggTGGAGCCCTTCTGACCGCCACCAGTAATCCAGGCTTCCACCTGATGCTTCCGTTTATAACTACTTTCAAATCTGtccag ACAACCCTTCAGACTGATGAAGTTAAGAATGTACCTTGTGGAACcag tggtGGTGTAATGATCTACTTTGACAGAATAGAGGTGGTGAATTACCTTATACCTTCTGCAg TGTATGACATCGTGAGAAACTTCACTGCGGACTATGACAAAGCGCTGATATTCAACAAAGTCCACCACGAGTTGAATCAGTTTTGCAGCGTTCACACACTGCAGGAGGTCTACATTGGCTTGTTTG ATCAGATCGATGAGAATCTTAAACTGACTCTACAAGAGGATCTGACCAATATGGCTCCTGGACTCATCATACAG gCTGTCCGTGTCACAAAGCCAAACATCCCAGAGAGTATTCGCAGGAATTACGAGCTGAT GGAGAGTGAGAAGACAAAGTTGCTGATTGCTGCCCAGACTCAGAAGGTGGTCGAGAAAGAGGCGGAGACGGAACGAAAGAGAGCCGTGATTG AAGCAGAGAAAGTTGCGCAAGTTGCTGAAATCAAGTTTGGCCAGAAGGTGATGGAGAAAGAAACCGAAAAAAAGATATCAGAAATTGAAG ATGGAGCCTTTCTGGCCAGACAGAAGGCCAAAGCAGATGCTGAATTTTACACCGCCCAGAGAGCAGCAGAGGCCAATAAA CTGAAGCTGACCCCCGAATACTTACAACTGATGAAGTTTAAAGCCATTGCTGCTAACAGCAAGATTTACTTTGGCAGCGAGATTCCACACATGTTCGTGGACTCTGGTCCTGTAGGAGCCTCTACAGCAGCTTCCCGGGCAATGGACGCTCTCTCTGAAGCAATCCTAGACAAGGAATGA
- the znf703 gene encoding zinc finger protein 703 has protein sequence MSESPPGFSANLRYQTSDNSQNSGGKDSLLNTSGTQTSPVIVLPPLDPIRQEKRLPIRILKMLTAHTSHMLHSEYLQPLTSAPVSIELDAKKSPLALLAQTCSQIGKPDPPPSSKLSSITSSSISDKDGRSSSSNLKPMEQQQMTEDKSSFKPYSKSGGECRKDGIGPNGSADKAGFRVPAGTGTVTCGSFSPRGASPRTGSPPQHTAGQVQTHRHAPSPPSQKTAHSQAPHMDPKPACGDHSNGDHGNGNSAAGKKDSEQTKPGLDNAQLANSSRARASTNSSNASSASSPQPDAKADPQPSQTGLGTGHIAPVSPFKPGHTSFPLPPSSIGYHGSIVGAYGGYPSQYVPGLDPAKSSLVGSGMGVPGKHPSSSPLTGASPPSFMQGLCRDPYCLSYPNAPHLGGSSCTSCVHDPSSTLKSGFSLMYPSHHLHTLHPSALSSSATPTLSHPLYSYGFMLPNEPLAHACNWVSVGGPCDKRFATSEELLAHLRTHTALPGVDGKLLAGYPSSVTSGASCHLHLPPPSSPGALPSSFTLRGSPGLGLARYHPYGKAHLPGAPSLPLPSLPATTPYYSPYALYSQRLGSASALGYP, from the exons ATGAGCGAATCTCCTCCTGGATTTTCAGCTAATTTACGCTACCAGACATCGGATAACTCTCAGAACAGCGGCGGCAAGGATAGTTTGCTGAATACTTCCGGAACCCAGACCTCTCCGGTCATTGTCTTGCCTCCTTTAGACCCCATACGCCAGGAGAAAAGGCTTCCTATCCGAATACTCAAAATGTTGACCGCTCACACCAGCCACATGCTTCACTCTGAGTATCTCCAGCCTCTAACCTCCGCACCAGTCAGCATTGAG CTGGATGCAAAGAAAAGTCCCCTTGCCCTGTTGGCTCAGACTTGCTCCCAGATTGGCAAACCTGATCCTCCACCCTCCTCCAAGCTGAGCTCCATCACGTCCAGCAGCATCAGTGACAAAGATGggcgctcctcctcctctaacCTTAAACCCATGGAACAACAGCAAATGACAGAGGACAAGTCCAGCTTTAAGCCCTATTCAAAATCTGGAGGGGAATGCAGGAAAGATGGGATAGGGCCCAACGGTTCGGCCGACAAAGCTGGTTTCCGGGTACCAGCTGGAACTGGAACTGTGACATGTGGATCGTTTTCCCCTCGTGGCGCCTCACCAAGGACCGGCTCACCACCGCAACACACAGCGGGTCAGGTGCAGACGCACCGTCATGCACCGTCACCCCCCAGCCAAAAAACAGCCCACTCCCAAGCACCGCACATGGACCCCAAACCTGCATGCGGTGATCACAGCAACGGTGACCATGGCAACGGTAACAGCGCAGCAGGGAAAAAAGACTCCGAGCAAACTAAGCCTGGTCTGGACAATGCACAGCTGGCTAACTCAAGCCGTGCTCGGGCTAGTACTAATTCTAGCAACGCTAGCTCAGCTAGTAGCCCACAGCCTGATGCTAAGGCAGATCCTCAGCCTTCTCAGACAGGTCTGGGCACCGGACACATTGCCCCTGTTTCTCCCTTCAAGCCAGGCCACACCAGCTTCCCTCTACCCCCCTCCAGCATCGGTTACCATGGATCTATTGTTGGGGCCTATGGGGGCTACCCCTCGCAATATGTACCTGGGTTGGACCCTGCTAAATCTAGCTTGGTTGGCTCAGGGATGGGAGTTCCTGGAAAACACCCGAGCTCCAGTCCTCTAACGGGAGCATCTCCACCATCTTTCATGCAAGGTCTTTGCAGGGACCCATACTGTCTGTCCTATCCAAATGCTCCCCACTTGGGGGGTAGCAGTTGCACTTCCTGTGTTCACGATCCTTCCTCCACCCTTAAGTCAGGCTTCTCCCTTATGTACCCATCGCACCACCTTCACACGCTCCACCCCAGTGCCCTGTCCTCCAGTGCCACCCCTACTCTGTCTCACCCGCTCTACTCTTATGGTTTCATGCTCCCAAATGAGCCACTCGCTCATGCTTGTAACTGGGTCTCTGTCGGGGGTCCATGTGATAAGCGTTTTGCCACGTCCGAGGAGCTCCTAGCTCATCTTCGGACGCACACGGCACTTCCGGGTGTAGACGGGAAACTTCTTGCCGGATATCCTTCCTCCGTCACTTCCGGGGCATCCTGTCACCTTCATCTGCCTCCTCCAAGCAGCCCTGGGGCCCTTCCCAGCTCCTTCACTCTCCGCGGTTCCCCTGGGCTGGGACTTGCACGGTACCACCCTTATGGAAAGGCACATCTGCCTGGAGCTCCATCCcttccccttccctctcttccaGCAACTACGCCCTACTACTCCCCATATGCACTCTATAGTCAAAGACTGGGGTCTGCCTCAGCTCTTGGCTATCCATGA